The nucleotide sequence CTACTGCTTCTAATCCCTTAGATGTATTCAATATAGAATGACAGGAAGCCATCATAATGTTATCTTGAGATTCATTCCAAATTTCTTGACCTGTATCGCTATCTATGCATCGTTGACATTGTGATAAATATACTTCGTCCCCACTTAGCactattacatttttatttcgtGTTACTATGTCGGCACCTCCACAATGACGATCACAATTATAAGGAGTGCGAATTCTCTCACATGTTCCTCTGTTACAGCTGTATAATCCATTCAAGTCAATACAAGTTATTTTTCCACGTCGACCTGAACATTTAAGAGGCGGATCTGTGTATTTATAAATGCATTCAAAAGAATCTGTAAGATCTAAACACATACCCATTGAACAGTTGAATGTACCTGTCAAATTTTTACACTCATCCGCAATGCACCTACTTCTTTTTGCGTTTTCTTGGTCTTTGCCGTAACAAATTTTTTGAGCTATACTTGTACAATTCACTAATAGTAGACTGGAGCCATTCCGTCTGAGGTTAACATAAATTTGCATACAAGAACCTGATGTTTTGCTTAAGCACCATTCACCACATGAACCCCAATCACAAGATTCCACTTGAACCGCCCGAGTAGTTGTACACATAACTGGAGTTTCTGATATACCTGATTGCATCGCACGAGTCGAAGGAACATAAATTGCAACTGTTAAATAAACTATAGCCACACTGCTAAGAATTAAAGTTAACTGACAGAGACATATTGTTCCgcaaatttttgtattttgaggAGGTATAATGAGATCTTCAACGGGTGTCGGCTTCTTTTTAGGCATTTTGAAAGACTATTTCGCATACTGATGTCAGCAAAAATTAGGGTTGATTTGTGTAGCCGCCATTCAAGACTCGTGTATTATGGGGTACTGAATAACGACAATCGGCCTGTGATTGCTAGATGCAAACGCGCACGTTCCTTGATCAATATTCTACTGCGGCGAGGCTAATAATAGCACGCGCACTGCCTGCCCGCGAATTATTATTTACCAAAACAgattctaatatatatatatactattcAATAAAAGATGTACATGGTAATTTCTAAAATACACGTCCTAAAAAGTGCAAAAGTGCGAATAAATTACTTACAGAAGAGACCGGAATAAAATTTCTGCCATGAAAACCGGTAGAACGAGGATGGCAAGTGGCTCCTCTCATGGAAAACGGTGTGACAGTGTTATTCCAGTCATCTGACGGAATCGGCGCCAAAATCGATACCATAAACACGGACTGCAGTGCTCACAACACAATGCCCGCCGTCGAAGGCACACTTTATACGAAATTTGTTCTAACTGTGCGAATTAATTTCTAAACTATAACGACTGTGATTAACTTTTATGTGTGTTtccttgaaatattttaaaattcaaatgtatTCTTATTTATCGTGAGAATGTAAAAGAACACTCGTTTCGTGTGcgtataattaaataaagataTGTGTTGGTTGAGAAAATGGACCCAAAGATTGttggttttatataaaagtttataaCTAAGTTGCGGAGAAGATACATGGTGTGAGCTGGCCGAAGCCGCTCGCGCTAGTCTTTGGACGCAGATGTTGGGGTCCAAGCTCCAAATTGTCCTTACTTTGCGACCATGGAGAGCGaggatattaaaaaaacatggcaacaaaaattactattttataCTACAGCTTTCTTCGTGCTGCTTGGTATTTTTagcttattttcatttttattccttGTGCCTTTTGTCATCGACCCGGCTTTTACAACGATTTTCATGGAGTTCGACGAAGAACCCGCTTATTGTGTGACCTTAAGGACCGACAGACGCTTAGGTGCATCAAATTGTAGTTGGACGTCTTGTAGAGAAGGCTGCACAAAAGATATTTATACTTGcacacaaatttttgtaaattataaagCTGCAAACCGTTCCAACATATCGGT is from Diorhabda carinulata isolate Delta chromosome 1, icDioCari1.1, whole genome shotgun sequence and encodes:
- the LOC130895953 gene encoding uncharacterized protein LOC130895953, with amino-acid sequence MPKKKPTPVEDLIIPPQNTKICGTICLCQLTLILSSVAIVYLTVAIYVPSTRAMQSGISETPVMCTTTRAVQVESCDWGSCGEWCLSKTSGSCMQIYVNLRRNGSSLLLVNCTSIAQKICYGKDQENAKRSRCIADECKNLTGTFNCSMGMCLDLTDSFECIYKYTDPPLKCSGRRGKITCIDLNGLYSCNRGTCERIRTPYNCDRHCGGADIVTRNKNVIVLSGDEVYLSQCQRCIDSDTGQEIWNESQDNIMMASCHSILNTSKGLEAVDCVNGSLLANNMLPNVTNFTYISYLSIFNTVTLDERQIVAPPEPDLLIANDSKLLINLEGCVNTLRDECRDFLKVYGKDGTDHFARARFPCFYSLDNPGIVVARFDLATTTKQFLIASVLPAVLFVVSCLTLILCQRTVVVGDDAKMRFQGCIKAETEATEKTASTNNINDRGGGNSIMAL